A single genomic interval of Lynx canadensis isolate LIC74 chromosome A2, mLynCan4.pri.v2, whole genome shotgun sequence harbors:
- the LOC115505235 gene encoding olfactory receptor-like protein OLF4 isoform X1: protein MDPGNDTGISEFLLLGLSDEPELQPLIFGLFLSMYLITVFGNLLIILAVSSDSHLHTPMYFFLANLSFVDICFTSTTIPKMLLNIQTQSKVITYAGCITQMYFFTLFAGLDIFLLTVMAYDRFVAICCPLNYMVIMNPRLCGLLVLVSWITSVLHSLLESLMVLQLSFCTVLEIPHFFCELNQMIQFACSDTFLNNMVMYFGAMLLGGGPFIGILYSYYKIVSSIRGISSAQGKYKAFSTCASHLSVVSLFYCTGLGVYLSSAATRSSHSSATASVMYTVVTPMLNPFIYSLRNRDIKETNKKILSK, encoded by the exons ATGGACCCAGGAAACGATACAGgaatttcagaatttcttcttctgggattatCAGATGAACCAGAATTACAGCCCCTCATATTTGGGCTTTTCCTCTCCATGTACCTGATCACTGTGTTTGGGAACCTGCTCATCATCCTGGCCGTCAGCTCTgactcccacctccacacccccatgtacttcttcctggccaACCTGTCCTTTGTAGACATTTGCTTCACCTCCACCACCATCCCAAAGATGCTTCTGAACATCCAGACCCAGAGCAAGGTCATAACCTATGCAGGCTGCATCACACAGATGTATTTTTTCACACTCTTTGCAGGATTAGACATCTTTCTCTTGACTGTGATGGCTTATGACCGCTTTGTGGCCATCTGTTGCCCCCTGAACTACATGGTCATCATGAACCCCCGGCTCTGTGGACTGCTGGTTCTGGTGTCCTGGATCACGAGTGTCCTGCATTCCTTGTTAGAAAGCTTAATGGTGTTGCAACTGTCCTTCTGTACAGTCTTGGAAATCCCCCACTTTTTCTGTGAACTCAATCAGATGATCCAATTTGCCTGTTCTGACACCTTTCTCAATAACATGGTGATGTATTTTGGAGCTATGCTGCTGGGTGGTGGTCCCTTCATTGGAATACTTTACTCGTACTATAAGATAGTTTCCTCCATACGTGGGATCTCATCAGCTCAGGGCAAGTATAAAGCATTTTCCACCTGTGCATCTCACCTCTCGGTTGTCTCTCTATTTTATTGTACGGGCCTGGGAGTGTACCTCAGCTCTGCTGCTACCCGGAGCTCCCACTCAAGTGCAACAGCCTCAGTGATGTACACGGTGGTCACAcccatgctgaaccccttcatctacagcctgaggaacagaGACATAAAGGAG acaaataaaaagatcttaagtaaataa
- the LOC115505235 gene encoding olfactory receptor-like protein OLF4 isoform X2: MDPGNDTGISEFLLLGLSDEPELQPLIFGLFLSMYLITVFGNLLIILAVSSDSHLHTPMYFFLANLSFVDICFTSTTIPKMLLNIQTQSKVITYAGCITQMYFFTLFAGLDIFLLTVMAYDRFVAICCPLNYMVIMNPRLCGLLVLVSWITSVLHSLLESLMVLQLSFCTVLEIPHFFCELNQMIQFACSDTFLNNMVMYFGAMLLGGGPFIGILYSYYKIVSSIRGISSAQGKYKAFSTCASHLSVVSLFYCTGLGVYLSSAATRSSHSSATASVMYTVVTPMLNPFIYSLRNRDIKEALMRFSGMAATKGPIVLG, translated from the coding sequence ATGGACCCAGGAAACGATACAGgaatttcagaatttcttcttctgggattatCAGATGAACCAGAATTACAGCCCCTCATATTTGGGCTTTTCCTCTCCATGTACCTGATCACTGTGTTTGGGAACCTGCTCATCATCCTGGCCGTCAGCTCTgactcccacctccacacccccatgtacttcttcctggccaACCTGTCCTTTGTAGACATTTGCTTCACCTCCACCACCATCCCAAAGATGCTTCTGAACATCCAGACCCAGAGCAAGGTCATAACCTATGCAGGCTGCATCACACAGATGTATTTTTTCACACTCTTTGCAGGATTAGACATCTTTCTCTTGACTGTGATGGCTTATGACCGCTTTGTGGCCATCTGTTGCCCCCTGAACTACATGGTCATCATGAACCCCCGGCTCTGTGGACTGCTGGTTCTGGTGTCCTGGATCACGAGTGTCCTGCATTCCTTGTTAGAAAGCTTAATGGTGTTGCAACTGTCCTTCTGTACAGTCTTGGAAATCCCCCACTTTTTCTGTGAACTCAATCAGATGATCCAATTTGCCTGTTCTGACACCTTTCTCAATAACATGGTGATGTATTTTGGAGCTATGCTGCTGGGTGGTGGTCCCTTCATTGGAATACTTTACTCGTACTATAAGATAGTTTCCTCCATACGTGGGATCTCATCAGCTCAGGGCAAGTATAAAGCATTTTCCACCTGTGCATCTCACCTCTCGGTTGTCTCTCTATTTTATTGTACGGGCCTGGGAGTGTACCTCAGCTCTGCTGCTACCCGGAGCTCCCACTCAAGTGCAACAGCCTCAGTGATGTACACGGTGGTCACAcccatgctgaaccccttcatctacagcctgaggaacagaGACATAAAGGAGGCTCTGATGAGATTCTCTGGGATGGCAGCTACAAAAGGGCCAATTGTCCTGGGCTGA
- the LOC115505291 gene encoding olfactory receptor-like protein OLF4 produces the protein MELGNDTRNSEFLLLGFSEEPELQPFLFGLFLSMYLVTILGNLLIILAVNSDSHLHTPMYFFLANLSFVDICVTSTTVPKMLVNIHTQRKIITYESCILQMYFFILFVGLDNFLLTVMAYDRFVAICHPLHYTVIMNPRLCGLLVLVSWIMNILHSLLETLMVLQLSFCTHLYIPHFFCELNQMIQLACSDTFLNNLVIYFAAVLLGGAPLAGILYSYSKIVSSIRGISSALGRYKAFSTCTSHLSVVSLFYCTSLGVHLSSTATQSSLSSATASVMYAVVTPMLNPFIYSLRNRDIKEALNLLFRGKS, from the coding sequence ATGGAACTAGGCAATGATACACGAaattcagaatttcttcttctgggattttcAGAGGAACCAGAATTGCAACCCTTCCTCTTTGGGCTGTTCCTGTCCATGTACTTGGTCACCATACTTGGGAATCTGCTCATCATCCTGGCTGTAAACTCTGACTCCCACCTCCAcacgcccatgtacttcttccttgccaaccTGTCCTTTGTAGACATCTGTGTCACTTCCACCACCGTCCCGAAGATGCTGgtgaatatacacacacagagaaaaataataacttacgAAAGCTGCATCCTGCAGATGTACTTTTTCATACTCTTTGTAGGTTTAGACAACTTCCTCTTGActgtgatggcctatgaccgctttGTGGCCATCTGTCACCCCCTGCACTACACGGTCATCATGAACCCCCGGCTCTGTGGGCTGCTGGTTCTGGTGTCCTGGATCATGAACATCCTGCATTCCTTGTTAGAAACCTTAATGGTGTTGCAGCTGTCCTTCTGTACACACTTGTATATCCCCCACTTTTTCTGTGAACTCAATCAGATGATCCAACTTGCCTGTTCTGACACCTTTCTTAATAACTTGGTGATATATTTTGCAGCTGTGCTGTTGGGTGGTGCTCCCCTGGCTGGGATCCTGTACTCTTATTCTAAGATAGTTTCCTCCATACGTGGGATCTCATCAGCTCTGGGCAGGTATAAGGCATTTTCCACCTGTACATCTCACCTCTCGgttgtctctttattttattgtacCAGCCTAGGAGTGCACCTCAGCTCTACTGCTACCCAGAGCTCACTCTCGAGTGCCACAGCCTCGGTGATGTACGCGGTGGTCACGCCCATGTTGAACCCcttcatctacagcctgaggaacagaGACATAAAGGAGGCTCTAAATTTACTTTTCAGAGGGAAGTCATAA